In the Calditrichota bacterium genome, TCGGCGACGAGGTAGTCTATTTTTGCGCCTTTTTCCCAGCCGTAAAACAGATCAGCGTACCAGCCGGAAAACGGCGGGGCGCCGCTGCCGCTTTCTTTGAACAACATGCGTTGCAAAAATTCGATTTCCTCGTCAGTGAAGTTTTCGCGATTGATCTCTTTGCGCACGATTTCTTTGAGTTTTCCCATGATGCCGGCGAATCTTTGCCAGTGGAAAATCACAGAGTCGCACAGGGGATTATTTTGGGGAAGAATTCTCTGAAAAATATCGCCCGCATTCTCGGCCAGAAATTTCATTTCAGTGAAGAAACTAAGGTTCGGTTCCACGAAGGAATGGGGATAAGAACAGACGGTGCCGCCGGTGTAAGATTGTTTGGCGTAAAGCAAATTATCGTGCCGCAGTTGGCTCCAGGAGGCTAATTGCGAATTGAGTTTTTGCTGGTGCCAGGCGGCGGTTTTTGTGAAAATCGGGAAATAGCCCGTCCTTTTTGCTGGATTCAGAGAACGGAGGGCATTGAGCCACAGATTGTAAACCGATTTTTGCCAGAAAGAATCATCGTAGGCATCAGTCAGATAACGCAGTGCAGCCAATTGGGAGGCGTATTTGTATTTTGTGATCTCTTCGGACAAAAGATACAGCGCGTCGTCATTGCCCAGCACAAACATCGCATCGAGCGGATCGGGCATGGGACGCCAGATTTTCCGCCCGTTGAAAATAATGCGGTCGTACACGATTTGAGAAAAAATGTAAGAATCGAGCACAAACCGTTGCCCCATTAATTTGAACGATACTGGCAGCGTGTCCGGCTCGCTGGCGAAAGGATCCATGATGAAAAAATTTGACAAGATTCGCTGGGAAGAATTCACGGAAGAGGACAGCGCTTGCTGGAATTGACGGAAATTGGAATCATCGAGCAGGTCCGAGGCGTGGTGAATTCCCGCGGAGTCCGCGGCAACGACGAACTCCGTTGGCGTCAAATTGTCGCTTTCGCCCACGAGCGCATCGATGATTTGATTGTTTTGGTCGAGCAAATTTCTCACGCCAGCCAGATCGAGCAATTCATTCACTAGGAAAGCGTCGATTGTCATTCGTTTCAGATCGGATTCTGTCCAGGGCTGTTCGCTGAAACTCGGCGGAGGCGTGAGCAGAAAATCGATTCTGCCCAGCCACATCATGGTGCGAAAATAATTTTCCAGAGTTCTTTCGGTGAGCGTGATCGGGTCAAAAAATAGTTGGTTGTAATGACCGCGCGGCTTGAATTGACTGAAATCAATTTCCCTCACATGCTCGCTGAACAGCGCCATGTTTGTCATTTGCTCACTAAAAATCGCATTCCAGACTTGCTGCACTTTTTCCTGATTTGTGTACTGCGGCAACTGCAAAGAATTTTGCGACAAAGAATAGGCAATAGTCACGTACAGATCTACATCTTCAAGCGATAGGCTCAATTGACTTTCGTTTTGATATTGACTGAGCAGTTGCGGGAATGTTTGATACAACGATTCCAGAAAATGGCTCAACTGCTGTTCTAAAAATGCAATTTCTAAATCCATTAAAATCAAATCATAAGAATTGTGAACCGCTTGCAAAATGGCATCGGTAGAGACAAAGACCGGCAGATCGAGTCCGTAAATCTTGTGAAATGCCTCGCCAAAGCAGGAATAGGAGAGCCGCTCCGTAGCGAAGAAATGATTTTGGCCAAGTAAATCCAATTCATCGGTTGTCAGTTCCAATTTTTCAATGACAGAATCCAGATAGCTGTAATCGCTGATGGAAAGCGACTGATTGTTTCCTTTGAAATAAGTTTGCTGCAGCGGATAGAGAGTCTGAATATCGCCTGTCTCCATGTTTTGATGCTCCTGCAAAAATTTCGAGT is a window encoding:
- a CDS encoding DUF3160 domain-containing protein, translating into MRAKIHFLVVLLLATFTIAGYSQANFDVAAYSKFLQEHQNMETGDIQTLYPLQQTYFKGNNQSLSISDYSYLDSVIEKLELTTDELDLLGQNHFFATERLSYSCFGEAFHKIYGLDLPVFVSTDAILQAVHNSYDLILMDLEIAFLEQQLSHFLESLYQTFPQLLSQYQNESQLSLSLEDVDLYVTIAYSLSQNSLQLPQYTNQEKVQQVWNAIFSEQMTNMALFSEHVREIDFSQFKPRGHYNQLFFDPITLTERTLENYFRTMMWLGRIDFLLTPPPSFSEQPWTESDLKRMTIDAFLVNELLDLAGVRNLLDQNNQIIDALVGESDNLTPTEFVVAADSAGIHHASDLLDDSNFRQFQQALSSSVNSSQRILSNFFIMDPFASEPDTLPVSFKLMGQRFVLDSYIFSQIVYDRIIFNGRKIWRPMPDPLDAMFVLGNDDALYLLSEEITKYKYASQLAALRYLTDAYDDSFWQKSVYNLWLNALRSLNPAKRTGYFPIFTKTAAWHQQKLNSQLASWSQLRHDNLLYAKQSYTGGTVCSYPHSFVEPNLSFFTEMKFLAENAGDIFQRILPQNNPLCDSVIFHWQRFAGIMGKLKEIVRKEINRENFTDEEIEFLQRMLFKESGSGAPPFSGWYADLFYGWEKGAKIDYLVADVHTQPTDEFGNIVGRILHVGVGQVNMGVFLADSPSNDFRPTCFVGPVMSYYEKITENFNRLTDDDWAEMVNNDQTPERPDWVNLYLTDKAGKKRPAGTELPGIPYTAVERAQPRTPEHFRVIQNYPNPFNPSTKIRFTLPGADQVKITVYDVLGKEVAVLANEKMAAGTHAIDFNASQLSGGLYFCTIQTEAGKEVIKMLLVK